AGTAATAACCCGTTGCACAGTCATAATCGACCATAGCAAAAGCGCTATTCGCATTTGCACCAATGGCTTTTGCCTGACCACAGTAGCCGTTTACATCATTCACTAATATGACTACATCAGCACCGTATTGATCGCGTAATGTATGGGCTTCATCCATATAGCCATCATTTTTAGCGGCTAAGCGGTTTAAATCAGTCCCTGAGTTTGTAGCTTCAGTGTAATTAATTTGGCTTACATGAGCTACGCTAACAACAGCGTTAACGCCTGAGTTTTGATAACCTTGGTTGGTCTCGACAACAGCAAGATCAATTAAGCTATTTATATCCCCCGATTTTTGCGCAGCTGCAGGCGTATATAAAACTAATAAGCTAATATCGCTTTGTGCATTGCTAGCCATTGCTGTTTGGTAATTTTGTGCCGTTAAAATTTGCTCACTGATTGAAGCTATGTTGCTATTGCTAGATTGCTTATAATCGGGTGCATGCTCAGCAGGTTGTTTTGCTGGATCCAGTTCAATGAAGTTATGACCAGAGTGTTTATTTGGTTGTAATTTGTAAACATGTTCGCCTACTTTTACCGTACCAGAAATCCCTTTTTCCGATTTGATGAGTGTAACTTCGTCACCATCTAAGCTTTTACCAACCCAAATTAGACTACCTGTTGCTGATGAGCTTGTTGTGCTTTTAATAAACTCAATATTATTACCTTTAATAGGTAAGAAAAAAGCATCTGTGTTGCTGCTTAGTTCAAAAAGTGGTTGCCCAAATTGAGATTGAGTACTTGCTTGTGCAGTCATGCTTTGTGAAATGTTAGAGTATTGAACTTCAAAAAGTGGAACTTGAGCGTGCGTATAACCACTGAACAGTAGGCCAATAAATAATGGTGAGTATTTTTTCATTTGATAATCCTTTTGAATTTATTTTGTTCTTATAAAGTGTACATGTTAATAAGCTGTTTTCAACCCATTAACATTGAGGTGTGTTTAATATGACTATTATTGTAAATATAAAAATACACTTGTTTAATTTATGTAACCAGATTTTGTTTTTGTAAGTGTGAAAGGGGATTTATTAATTATGAAAAACAAACGCTATTAGCTGGTAATCGCATAGTTTGTTTAGCTTAATTTAAATTTGCGATTTTTATTTAACTGTATATACTCACAGTTAAATGTACTGTATGGAAAACCAGTTATATGCGACCATTAACGAAGCGCCAAGCTCAAATACTCGAATTAGTTAAAGTTTTTATTAAAGACACTGGTATGCCCCCTACACGTGCAGAGATTGCACAAACACTAGGTTTTAAAAGTGCCAATGCTGCAGAAGAGCATCTAAAAGCACTTGCAAAAAAAGGTGTTATTAAAATGAAGCCAGGCGCAAGCCGAGGTATTCAACTTGTTGAAGAAGAAGAACCTGAGCAATTAGGTTTGCCTCTAATTGGCCGAGTAGCGGCCGGTGAGCCTATTTTGGCGCAAGAGCATGTTGAAAGTCATTGTAAAATTGATCCATTAATGTTTAAACCTGCTGCCGATTTTTTACTGCGTGTTAACGGTATGAGCATGAAAGATATAGGTATTATGGATGGCGACTTATTGGCGGTGCATAAAACTCAAGTTGCTGAAAATGGGCAAGTTGTAGTTGCACGTGTTGATGATGATGTAACTGTAAAGCGCTTTGAAAAAGCAGGTCGAAAAGTACTGCTGCATGCTGAAAATGATGATTTTTCAGCAATTGAAGTCGATTTAGAAAACGAATCTTTTAATATTGAAGGTTTGGCTGTTGGGGTTATTCGTAACGCTGATTGGATGTAATACCAATTTTAGTAAAAACATGATCATTCTAGCGCATTAAATAACTCACTAATTTAATGCAGTGTTAAATTACTGATTTTATAAATGCGTGCTTTTTAGTACGCATTTTTAGTTACAAGGCTCCTTACTAAATAATTTTTATTGCACTCCTCTTTTATCCCCTTATGTTATTTGTAACCCCTATCAAAACTCAGTTCGCATCATTTTAAAATTTTAAAAGTGACATGTTTTTTTGCTAATCCGTTAATATCATTTGTTTAATTTTCATACTAAAACTTGCTTGTTGGTTAATCTTTAGCTAATTATTAATGGGCTGGGCTAACAGTAACTCATTGTTTTTAGTTTTGAGAATACACATATTTACAATAAAACCTTGGTTAGCGCAGTGTAATACCTATTGTTTAATAAGGACGAGGGTATTAATACAAAAATAAAAATAACGAATTGGCGTTTAAGCCGTATGCCTCTTCGCTTTGCACTCGCAACAGCATCAAAGGAGTCGTCACATGGGTAAATTGAGCTCTACCTTGTGGCTTATACTGTTTGTTTTTCCGCAGCAAGTGTTGGCAAATAGCCAATTTAATATGCGTAAAGGCGTAACTGATATAAGTAATAATGTTTATCAGCTGCACATGACTATATTTTTCATATGTTGTGTGATTGGGGTAATCGTGTTTGCCATTATGTTTTGGGCACTCATTCATCACCGCAAATCTAAAGGAGCAGTGCCTGCTCAATTTCACGAAAGCACGAAAGTAGAAATACTTTGGACTGCTATTCCGTTTGTTATTTTAATTGCTATGGCTATACCGGCCACTAAAACTCTAATTGCAATGGAAGATGCCAGTAAGGCTGATCTCACTATTAAAATTACAGGATCGCAATGGAAATGGCATTACGAATACATGGGTGAAGACGTTGAGTTTTACTCAATGCTTTCTACTCCTCAAGACGAAATTGCTAATCTTGCACAGAAAAACCCTAACTATTTACTTGAGGTAGATAAACCACTGGTACTGCCTATAAACCAAAAAGTACGTTTTTTAATGACCTCAGACGATGTTATTCACTCGTGGTGGGTGCCCGATTTTGCCGTCAAAAAAGACGCAAATCCTGGGTTTATAAACGAAACATGGACCAATATAAACGAAGAAGGGATTTACCGGGGTCAATGCGCTGAGCTGTGCGGTAAAGATCATGGTTTTATGCCTGTGGTTGTAGTTGCAAAATCAGAATCCGATTTTAAAACCTGGTTGGTAGATGCAAAGCAGGCTAAGCAGAAAGCTGCGCTGGCAGATGCCGCACTGCTTGATCAAACGTTACCTAAAGATGAGTTAATGACTTTGGGTGAACAAGTATATATGGCTAATTGTGCAGCGTGCCATCAGCCTACGGGCATGGGATTACCAGGTGTATTTCCTGCACTTAAAGGGAGTCCAATTGTATTAGGGGATATTAAAGATCACATTGATATAATTATTCATGGCCGCCCAGGCACTGCAATGCAAGCCTTTGCAAAACAGTTATCTATAAAGCAATTAGCAGCAGTTATTACTTATAAGCGTAATGCATGGGGTAACGATACGGGTGATGTTATTCAGCCGAGTCAAATACAGACAGCACTTGATGCCAAAGTGGAGGCGAACTAATGAGTAGCATAGTAGAACAACCTAACGCCGATGAAGCGCATCATGCACATCACCCTGCAAAAGGATTTAAACGCTGGCTTTATACAACCAATCATAAAGATATAGGTAGTTTATATTTAATATTTTCGCTGACCATGTTTTTAATTGGTGGCGCAATGGCCATGGTGATTAGGGCTGAATTATTTCAACCAGGTTTACAGTTGGTTGATCCCCACTTTTTTAATCAAATGACCACCGTACACGGTTTAATTATGGTATTTGGTGCAGTAATGCCAGCCTTTACTGGCCTTGCCAATTGGATGGTGCCGCTGATGATTGGTGCACCTGATATGGCACTACCAAGAATGAATAACTGGAGTTTTTGGATTTTACCGTTTGCGTTTTTAATTTTATTAGCATCGTTATTTATGCCCGGTGGTGGTCCTGCATTTGGCTGGACTTTTTATGCTCCGCTCTCTACAACTTACAGTAATGACAATACGGCGTTGTTTGTATTTGCCGTACATATAATGGGAATAAGTTCAATTATGGGGGCTATTAATGTCATTGTCACCATAGTTAATTTACGTGCTCCAGGCATGACATGGATGAAGCTTCCCCTATTTGTATGGACATGGTTAATTACTGCCTTTTTATTAATTGCGGTAATGCCCGTACTTGCAGGGGCTGTAACTATGGTGCTTACCGATAAGTACTTTGCGACCAGCTTTTTTGATGCCGCAGGTGGCGGTGATCCGGTGATGTTTCAGCATATTTTCTGGTTTTTTGGTCACCCAGAAGTGTACATCATGATTTTGCCAGCGTTCGGTATTATATCGACCATAGTGCCTACTTTCTCGCGTAAAAAACTCTTTGGTTATGCCTCTATGGTGTATGCCACATCCTCGATTGCGCTGCTGAGCTTTATTGTTTGGGCGCATCATATGTTTACCACGGGGATGCCTGTAGCAGGTGAATTGTTTTTTATGTACGCCACAATGCTTATATCTGTGCCCACTGGGGTCAAAGTATTTAACTGGGTTGCCACTATGTGGAAGGGTTCAATAAGTTTTGAGGTACCCATGCTATTTAGTATTGCCTTTATTGTATTGTTTACCCTAGGTGGCTTTTCTGGGTTGATGTTAGCCATTACACCTGCTGATTTTCAATATCACGATACTTACTTTGTTGTAGCGCATTTTCACTATGTATTAGTAACCGGTGCGATATTCTCGATTATGGCGGGCGCTTATTATTGGCTGCCTAAGTGGACGGGCAATATGTTTAATATCACCTTAGCTAAATGGCATTTTTGGTTATCACTGGTGAGCGTCAATGTACTGTTTTTTCCTATGCACTTTGTAGGACTTGCTGGTATGCCGCGTCGTATTCCTGATTATGCACTGCAATTTGCCGATTTTAACGCAATCATAAGTATTGGTGGTTTTGCCTTTGGCT
This sequence is a window from Pseudoalteromonas aliena SW19. Protein-coding genes within it:
- the lexA gene encoding transcriptional repressor LexA; the protein is MRPLTKRQAQILELVKVFIKDTGMPPTRAEIAQTLGFKSANAAEEHLKALAKKGVIKMKPGASRGIQLVEEEEPEQLGLPLIGRVAAGEPILAQEHVESHCKIDPLMFKPAADFLLRVNGMSMKDIGIMDGDLLAVHKTQVAENGQVVVARVDDDVTVKRFEKAGRKVLLHAENDDFSAIEVDLENESFNIEGLAVGVIRNADWM
- the coxB gene encoding cytochrome c oxidase subunit II; amino-acid sequence: MGKLSSTLWLILFVFPQQVLANSQFNMRKGVTDISNNVYQLHMTIFFICCVIGVIVFAIMFWALIHHRKSKGAVPAQFHESTKVEILWTAIPFVILIAMAIPATKTLIAMEDASKADLTIKITGSQWKWHYEYMGEDVEFYSMLSTPQDEIANLAQKNPNYLLEVDKPLVLPINQKVRFLMTSDDVIHSWWVPDFAVKKDANPGFINETWTNINEEGIYRGQCAELCGKDHGFMPVVVVAKSESDFKTWLVDAKQAKQKAALADAALLDQTLPKDELMTLGEQVYMANCAACHQPTGMGLPGVFPALKGSPIVLGDIKDHIDIIIHGRPGTAMQAFAKQLSIKQLAAVITYKRNAWGNDTGDVIQPSQIQTALDAKVEAN
- the ctaD gene encoding cytochrome c oxidase subunit I, which codes for MSSIVEQPNADEAHHAHHPAKGFKRWLYTTNHKDIGSLYLIFSLTMFLIGGAMAMVIRAELFQPGLQLVDPHFFNQMTTVHGLIMVFGAVMPAFTGLANWMVPLMIGAPDMALPRMNNWSFWILPFAFLILLASLFMPGGGPAFGWTFYAPLSTTYSNDNTALFVFAVHIMGISSIMGAINVIVTIVNLRAPGMTWMKLPLFVWTWLITAFLLIAVMPVLAGAVTMVLTDKYFATSFFDAAGGGDPVMFQHIFWFFGHPEVYIMILPAFGIISTIVPTFSRKKLFGYASMVYATSSIALLSFIVWAHHMFTTGMPVAGELFFMYATMLISVPTGVKVFNWVATMWKGSISFEVPMLFSIAFIVLFTLGGFSGLMLAITPADFQYHDTYFVVAHFHYVLVTGAIFSIMAGAYYWLPKWTGNMFNITLAKWHFWLSLVSVNVLFFPMHFVGLAGMPRRIPDYALQFADFNAIISIGGFAFGLSQLLFVAVVIKCARGGDKVPAKVWDGAEGLEWEVDSPAPYHTFSTPPEIK
- a CDS encoding M12 family metallo-peptidase, with protein sequence MKKYSPLFIGLLFSGYTHAQVPLFEVQYSNISQSMTAQASTQSQFGQPLFELSSNTDAFFLPIKGNNIEFIKSTTSSSATGSLIWVGKSLDGDEVTLIKSEKGISGTVKVGEHVYKLQPNKHSGHNFIELDPAKQPAEHAPDYKQSSNSNIASISEQILTAQNYQTAMASNAQSDISLLVLYTPAAAQKSGDINSLIDLAVVETNQGYQNSGVNAVVSVAHVSQINYTEATNSGTDLNRLAAKNDGYMDEAHTLRDQYGADVVILVNDVNGYCGQAKAIGANANSAFAMVDYDCATGYYSFGHEIGHLQGARHNPENDPSTSPYSFGHGYQQPQSQWRSVMAYNCTNNCTRINYWSNPNKSYNGDVMGTLAEHDNARVLNLTNPTIANFRSSTPPPTNDNVLQNNQPITVSGARNSEQLFTFAVPNGATQVTFTTSGGSGDVDLHVKYNAIASSNNFDCRPYKNGNSESCSDTRTGNYSIMLKGFNAFNNVELVASYQ